The genomic segment AgattataaacaaacacacaaagaaatcttACCTCAAATGTTGTAAGGAAACATTCATAATAGCAACAAATACCAGTGACCACACTCTGAGAATATAGGTTACCTTAAATACTGTGTTCACGTATGATGGAgcttttatgttgtttttctaatagtaacaaaatgaattaatataaaaaacaacACTGTTTAAAATTACATTACAGGAAAAATGATGCAGAGGGTTCGATCTGTGTTGGCATACCTTTCACACATTGATCAATATCTGGTAAGAAATGCAATGTGACATGACACTACAACTTCAATGACTTTCACTTTTGTACACTCCCAACCTGATTCTTGCTCATTCTGAAATGTACACCCACTAATATTCTATGCATAGAAGGAAACTAATAACAGGGTTCTTCTTTCAAGATTATATCCAATTAATGATATCTTTTGGTCATCTTATGTCCTGGTTCAAACCTAGTTGTGCATCTCAACATATTTTCTTACCTACTTATTTGAACTACAGATATGAGGGAACAGGATTTTACAGGGGAAGCAATTTATGCCATATATTGTTGAATGTGTGACATGAATTTATTAGTATCCATGATGTTAGCATTAAgtattttgtcttcatgtagGTCTATGCCACAAATGTGTATGCTGCCCATGTTGGTCTAAATATAGTGTCAAAACCATTGGCCTTGAGTTACAGAGAGTTGCAAGCCATCATAGTACTGCTGGATCTCACACCCATTTCCAAAATCTGGGAAGCTGCTTCTCTTTACTAAACCATCACTGCAGTGCCTGAATTAATTAAGACAAATCTACTGTCTATTAATATCATATCTACTTCAGGATCTGTTCTGGGCATTATAAAGTTTACTGTGTGACAGATTAATGGTTTTAATATGATGTTAATATAGCCCAAAAGGTCTGAGCAAGATGACAtagacatatgtacataaaatccACTTGTTAAATTCTCTGGAAGAAGTTATTCTTAGACTCTTTTCACAACAAATATTAACAGAATTAAATATGGATGGCAATCAAATAAAGCCCCTAAATGTAGCCTATAACAAGGAGCTATGTTGTTGATGTTGACTATAACTGTTAATTATGAAGACTAAATCTTAAGAATGTAATCTGTGTACTTCTCTTTTGGATAATGTTAACTTCAGTATATGGATTAAAAACAGTGGTGAGTACCTCAACTTTAATGCACACACTTGCCTGTTCCattggaaatttcattttctggGCATAGgacacaatcaaaacagcaagtAGGTTTTCCTTCCTGAGGAGATTTCCTGAATCCAGGATGACAACTTTCACTGCACACAGAGATAGGAACCTGAGGATATTAGCGAAGTAAAGACATATAAGAATTAATGTAGTAACTTAATTATATGACAGTATTGGAAAATAATGCATTTGATATTATGCATGATTATATGTGCCTATAAATATACATTATCAAATGGCTTATgaacattattttcatattcatctatatatttacatatatatagttttaaagtCATGCATAATATTAGTAAGAATGTAATAATTCTTGGCAAtaataaacatatgaaaaataCTGGAACCTGGAAAGTGAGTTTGTAAGTTTGGCAGTGAAGTCATCTTTTTATTTATGAGGAGACATGAGGCTCACCAAAaggttttttttcatggtttttacTTGTGTTCTTACAGAATAGTGAATGATACCACTCACCTCTTGCTCCATTCCTATGCTCCACTCTATCCTGTCCTCAGAAATTGACAATTGTTGACCAGGTGGATAATATGGAAAAAATGTTCCTATTTTCACTTTATATGCAAGACCTTGTGGAAAATCCCAGAGGTTCATAATGTCATAATCTATATGAAATTCCTCTGAAGGATTCAAAATTATTCGATCTCCACCAGGATTCATGAATTTAATATTCTTTAGCGTGGAGTTCAGCGAAGGGAGatttatgattcataatgtaatttttattgttaagatAAAAGTCTGAACTATGTTACATTTGCATGTTCACTGAAgccaacaaaaaaatgaaatagcatTACACCCATATGATTGATAAATGTGTATACTTACATTGAATAAAAATCATAAGTACCATAATACTATGTTAACAAAATATTGAGATAAATCTCATACTCTTCATGTATCTTAATAATTTTCAGTATTGATGAGCAAAGTTTATGATATGTGGACTTTTTGCATATGAGATTGATAGTCTATAGGCAACTGTTTTTGAGTTATCAGGGTCTAGGATATTTTGGATTCTGAGCATGTCTATGAGATTTTGTAATTTGTGTTAACTGAGATGTGAATATCCATCCTGAGTTTAAGAAGACTCATTTCATAATCTTTGCATAGACTCAATATACTAAAGAAAAGCAGTTGAGCAAAAGCATACTCATAGCTACTTGCTCTTGACAATGGAAATTCATGTACAAGGTTCCTTAAAATTCTGTCAAATTGAGTATCTCCTGATGCTGGTCTATAATCTCTTATTGGGAGCAAAATATTCCATTTCTCAGATTTTATGAGAGCAAATGACACAAATCTAAGAAAGTATCTATAGTTGACCCAGATTCAAGACATGGTTTAAGAATATTTGACTTGGTGGAACTGTACAGTCTTTGGAACCTCAAAATAGGATGTCACTctttttcaaatgaaagaaagataagaaGAGATCCAGTTCTTACTGTTGAGAACCTTAGAAGGGAATGAGACTGACAGTACCTTTAACAAAACCTTTAGCTTCTTGGTGTTTATTTCTATGAGATTGGCAAGTTGATTCTAAATTTCACCCAGGTATAGATTTTCCTTCCAGTAACTAAAACAGTCCAGAAAACATTTCTTCTAAAAAGAACCCTTATGTATTTGTTTAGAGTACTTGTGGGCCATTTTTAAGAAGTTACATTGGTAACACTAtacaagataaaaaaaagaaaaagaaaccttacCTTTAAAGGGGGAAAGTTCATTGTTCCTCCATTTTTTATTCCTCTTACATCGACTTTTTCAATAAGTATCTTATGGATGGTGTGGGCCACAGCATACACAGCATTGTATACATGGTAACTGCCAACACTTATGTCTATGTCAAAGTGGTACCAAGGTACCACTTTGCACCTCTAGATGAACAATTTTTTAATGATTGACAGTTAGCTTTAGATATTGCACAAAGTACGTCTCCCACAGTCTTGCAAGAAAAATGACATCAGGGTATTTGGAAGGGTTCACTGTCTTTGCAAACTCTTTTCCTGGGTTTCTCACAATTCAAGTAGGGTACTCATAAATGTTTTCTGCAATTATCATGTTGTTATTTGAGATAAATTCCATGAAGGCTACACAGACtgtgtttctttccatttctggaATCAAGTCTATGACAAAGCTAACACCATTCTCATCCTCTGAAATGATCAGCCCCACCCAATTCTTTCCGAAATGGACAAACAATGAGAACATGCCTAAGGCCAAAGAAGATTCTTTGGCAGCCATCtaatataaaaaaggaaacatcacAGAGTTATTCATACTTGATTCAAAAGGTCCAATGCTCAgctgtaaaaatgaaaacaggattAGATATTAATGGGGAGGTTCTGAAAATCACAGAATGATTTCATATAAAACAGGAACTTAAAGTTTAGGAAGTCAAATTTGTATTGAATATCAACTCTAGTACTGGGATATGATTCTGGAAAATGAGTTGAAATAGCCGCTTCTATTGTAAACACATGTGTTGATCTTAAGGACTCTATGTATATTTCCAATAGAAGAAATGTGAATATAGTAATAAATCACAGAGTATGTAGTTTGACAGTCAATTCACTGTTTCTTTGTGTACATAAAAGGGTGTGTGTATCCAGATTTCTACAGTGCATACAGCATATGAATGCATGTGAAGGCTAAAAGAGGACCTCTGGTGTTctctacatttcaaatattcctcTTGAGGTTGGGTTTCTCTTCATCTCTGGGCTTCATGCCTTTTGATGTTGATAGAAGATAAGAAGCCACAGGGATTATCTTGTGTCTGCTTTGCTACTGTGAGGATATATGTGAGACTGGCATCTGAACTTTTATCCTTCTGATTGCACAGAAACCATTCTTGACTCTTGAGCCACCTTCCAGCCCTATATTGTAATTTTGAAATGTACAATGAATCGTACCCCTTAAGATTTTTCATGGTACCAAAATtatgaaatcaaatgaaaatatttttctttcttcccatccatATACTCTCACCTGTGGATATTTATAAAGACCCAAAAATATGCCAATTAAGGAAGAAATTTCCCATGTTGTTGCTGTGATTGCAGCCACAGATTTTTCCTCTGCTTTGCAGGTATAGTTCGGAATGAGTCTGTTCTGCCCTGTGAGCCAACTGAGCAAATTATGTACTATTTCTTGGTCCAAGGTCCCAGCATTGTAAATATTATATCCTAGTGTCATATTAGGTAAAAGAGTGGGGTTCCTGTTGATCTCTTCTATGGCAAAACTTAAGGCCATCGCAAATTGGTAGTTGTTTGGGGTGAGCCTGTGTAGAAGACATAGGGATCATTACAGAATAATCTCAAATAACCATTGGGGGTTTAATCTGTTTTCATTTACTATCATGTACTGAATGAATGCAACCCCAttctccaacacacatacaccttaAATGTTCAAACTTCATCTTCATTCCTGAGATTGTTCAGGTGTCAGTAGCATTCTTCTGCCATCATGTTTAACAGCTCATATAGGGACTAATAACCTTTCTAAATATTTGAGCATAGAGGAAGAAGTCTCCTTTACTTTAATGAAACTACCAGGAACTACATGTTCATCTTTAACATGAGATGTCTATCTGCTATAAacctgaaaaatatattttgtgtgctTTGAGGGATGGGGAGTGTGTAGGTTGTGGAAAAGCAGACTGAATCACTACATACTAGGATGACCTAATGAAAGCCAAAGTGAAAGAACAATAGCTCTATGCCCTTGTCCAAGGTTCCAATTGTCAAGGCCTGTCTATGGTTGGAGACAGTAGTATGCATTAGTTACCATTGAGGGTTCTGACCTATATTTTGTGCCCCTTATACTTCTTGTCTGCatcaatgtttctttttcatattcTATAATTGTATAACATTAAGATCTAAATAGTTActttggtgctttttttttttttagaaagttgCTCATTTGGTtcacagttatttatttttatgtatttctttatccTACATGTATTTCATTGGTATCTAGTATATATCCTCATCTCATCTATCTTTTTCTCTAACTATATacctatctatacatatatgcttaaatataaaaaatttaatctGCACAGTTATATACTATTTCTTGTATGCATTATTCAGAACATTATAAGCATTTAACATACTaacacatacaagaaaaaaagCCATGATACCTTAGGAAGATAAAATACAGCACAGGTGAATAAGAAATGCTGAGTGCAGGAGGCATAGACTTCCCCAGGTAGGAGAATACTGATTAGTCTGTCAATATCAAATGCTTAGatcagaaaaatgttaaaatataaaagcctatataatttttaatatttgtataccTTAATTGTCATGGTACAGTTTTGTGTCTTCATGAGAAAATGTCCTCTTTGCTCATTCTGTGTTTTGTATGTTGTCCATTGCACAAGTAGGGACTTAGTTGTTAATTCTGTCATTTCCAATTAAGACATTTTCCTTCATGGCCATGAACAATGTTGCATTTCCCTGGGTGTctaattatcatttttaaatgttttccttagtaGATTTACCCAATATGAAACATAAAGATTTGGTTTATCATCATTTCCTCTACACAAAAACTACATTGGCTTGTGAATACCTTTTCCATTGAATGGTGCAAGACTcgatattttcatttctttctttctcagtaaaTATATGGACCACCATGCTTTGAAATTCTTGATAATCAAGTTACAAATCACTACTTGTTAAACTTATGTTGACCCCCTCCCAAACTCCATCTTCACCTAGGAGTGACGaggtggatctgcaaccctctctgccctttccctgcaaggagagaccctgccttcagggagtgctttaatcCAGGGAttcaggtgggaccagccaggtggcacaggcctcacaagtcacagggcagTGTGGttaggatcctttctacctcagaccaggAAATCACGagtaaagaggaaacaaaaaaaaaacccttaaggaattacaggaaaacacaaacaaacaggggaaggaattgagcaagccatccaggacctaaaaatggaagaagaaacaattaagaaatcacaaagagagacaactctggagttagaaatcttaggaaagaaatcaggaaatatagatgcaagtatcaccaacagaatacaagagatagaagagagaatctcagggacagaagacaccataaaaaaaaacattgacacaacagtcagagaaaatgcaaaatgcaaaaacttcctaacccaaacatccaggaaatccaggacacaatgagaagaccaaacctaaggattgTAGGTTGAgaaagagtgaagacctccaacttaaaggaccagtaaatatcttcaacaaaattatagaagaaaacttccctacctATAGAAAGCGatccccatgaacatacaagaagcctatagaactccaaatagactggaccagaaaagaaattactcccgCCACTtcatagtcaaaacaccaaatgcgacaggaactccaccagcccagtgactcgggttccttccagtctgtctgggctggggtccagagcagaccttgggcgcaagaccgcagccagtcccacaacacccagaggaatgtccactcccaggcactctgacacacccaggatcagaggtgagcaggaaccaacatctgtcccaacactgggagtaactaggaaggcgggaccaggcacacaggaagtccgccagcccagtgactccagttccttctggtctgtctgggtctgactgggttagtgttctgagcagaccttgggcacaagctctgcagtcagtcccacaactcacagagaaagccacactcccaggtgatttaacaagcccaggatcccaggatcccagaatcacaggatcacagagtcagcttgattctgaggagttctgacacaaccaggatcccaggaaggacaggctccatgctggggggcaagagtaagaaaataaacaacacaaaccaagagtacgtgccatcatcagaacccaattctcccaccatagcaagtcctggacacaacattacactggaaaagcaagattcagatataacaTCACTTAtcctgatgatgatacaggacattaagaaacacataaatagcaccctcaaagaaatacagaagaacacaggtaaagagctagaagctcttaaagaggaaacacaaaaatcccttaaagaactacaggaaaacacaatcaaacaggtgaaggaaatgggcaaaaccattcagaacctaaaatggaaatagaaacaataaagaaatcagaaagagagacaaccctggagatacaaaccCTAGGAAANNNNNNNNNNNNNNNNNNNNNNNNNNNNNNNNNNNNNNNNNNNNNNNNNNNNNNNNNNNNNNNNNNNNNNNNNNNNNNNNNNNNNNNNNNNNNNNNNNNNNNNNNNNNNNNNNNNNNNNNNNNNNNNNNNNNNNNNNNNNNNNNNNNNNNNNNNNNNNNNNNNNNNNNNNNNNNNNNNNNNNNNNNNNNNNNNNNNNNNNNNNNNNNNNNNNNNNNNNNNNNNNNNNNNNNNNNNNNNNNNNNNNNNNNNNNNNNNNNNNNNNNNNNNNNNNNNNNNNNNNNNNNNNNNNNNNNNNNNNNNNNNNNNNNNNNNNNNNNNNNNNNNNNNNNNNNNNNNNNNNNNNNNNNNNNNNNNNNNNNNNNNNNNNNNNNNNNNNNNNNNNNNNNNNNNNNNNNNNNNNNNNNNNNNNNNNNNNNNNNNNNNNNNNNNNNNNNNNNNNNNNNNNNNNNNNNNNNNNNNNNNNNNNNNNNNNNNNNNNNNNNNNNNNNNNNNNNNNNNNNNNNNNNNNNNNNNNNNNNNNNNNNNNNNNNNNNNNNNNNNNNNNNNNNNNNNNNNNNNNNNNNNNNNNNNNNNNNNNNNNNNNNNNNNNNNNNNNNNNNNNNNNNNNNNNNNNNNNNNNNNNNNNNNNNNNNNNNggtaatctttcaacaaatccacacaaacctaattccaccttttacaacaaaacaacaggaagtgacaactattttttcttaatatattaatttgaaaattaatattaacaacatcctctaatcaattgaaatccaataatatgagtaattggaaatttgttgattatcatccaatgctctctctaatttggtaattggagaaatatgtccaacattgtacaatctacaCACACTGTcatcttgtatgtttgtgacagtgtctggctgtgtacaacataagggtcttgaaatcttaattcccctatctcagcctctctattagtagtattgcttatttcatgtttttacactatactatggttttcagaacagcttatatatttcaaaagtatttatatacccaaaagaaacatagatgattaactagggagttggcttctaagagaacaacaaagtgagactgaatgttttgcttgacatttgtaactcttgtatcaagtttgaagaagaggactttataagttattctttctctgagatgaatgcttttccaaattatcacagctaatgaaccaaatgtgttttaaaaaaagaaatttattttaggaAACCAGTATTTAGAGATAGTATTTTCAAAAAAGTAGACACATTGAATGTTTTGCAGAAAAAGTGAAATTTCCTCCCTTGATTTCTGTAGAAATTTCTTTTACAGTACAAATATAATTATCCAatccaaaatcaaattaaaaattataaaaatattgtaatGGATTTTTCAAATGCTTCTTAAGGAAGAACAACTCAGATTTCAAACAGAActgaatggattttaaaatagcTGACTTATGAAGATTAAGACAATTTAGTCAGGCTAATAAAAGAATCATGAGGGCATGGAGGGAAGTACTCTAGAAGATGAAAAAGGTGGTAGTAAGATAGGGGATGAAAGTGGGATGACTCTGAATGATGAAGGGGTGGTAGTGTGATGAGAGGACACCAATGTTGGAAGATGCAATGCTGGGCCTGGGAAGGAGGATGAGAGTGTACTGGGGATGAATGTGATCACAGTGCATTATAGCAAGGATAGTGTTCCCCAAATTAGAAAAAGGATTATATAGTATTTGTGGagccaaaatatttttatgaacaatacactaaaaattattttagattgaaaaaattttaaagtgctaGCCTCAGACCAGAACCCAAGCCTCATGACTGACTGCCTAAACATGTCCTAATGTATGATGATACGAATAGACATGGTAATTGTGACAGGGGAAAGTTCATGAAATCTCAAATCAAGGCTaataaatacaatcaaatagagaatactgagagtgggagaaatattCTTCCCCAGGAGATAGCATGCTAAGTGATTAGGAAATAAATACTTCATGGTCAGCATtggaaatttaaatgtaataacATTATTCAGAATTAATGGGTTGAATTTATGTCCTTAGAAATAtactgaatatatttaaatatatatatagtactgATTAAATGGGAAAGTTTGGATAtggatacaaattttaaaaaatacagggcTGTAGACACAGCTTAACTGGTAAATTGTTGTAGCGAAAATGTAAGAACATGAATTTTAATCCCTGTAACCAACCGAATTGTGGTCATTTAAACAGGCTTTTATAACCTAGCATTTCTCAAGGCTGATGGGATGGATAGGGAAATCTCAATTGTCAGCTATTTAGAAAACACTGCATAGAGTAATAAATAATGTTTCAGTTATGGTGGAAATCAGGGAATCATAAGTTTGTCCTCATTTGAGATGTGAGATACATGTGTCCTTattgacacacagagacatagagataCAGAAACTTTCTTTAAATCTCTATCTCActatctccctgtctgtctctgtctttgtctctcattctctgtctctccctgtgtgtccctctgtgtctgtgtctgtctgtctgtctgtctgtctgtctgtctccccccctctctctctctctttctcactcacacacacacagtaaagatATTGAACACAGCTCACTCAAGGttaaaatgaatcccttaatTATTCTCTTAGAGAAGCAGAGTGGCACAGTGACAATAGCACCCATATTCCACTGGCAGAATTACAGACAGTAAAAGGGAAGCTGACATGAGACAGTAAAAGAGAATGCAAATATATCAGTAAAAATTTAGGTGTTGTGGGGGAAGATCAGAGATCCTAAGCATGTAAGttgcatttcttttcttgataTCTCTCTTCATTAGTGTGCCCAGCAGCCACAGGCAACACCTAcatcatcataatgcaataaaagttttttttttaacaaaaaacaaaaaacaaaacaaaacaaaaaaacaccaaatgccaaaaacaaagaaagaatactaaaagcagtaagggaaaaaagtcaagtaacatataaaggcaagacctatcagaattacaccagacttctcaccagagactaggaaGTCTAGAAGATCCTTGggagatgtcatatagaccctaagagaatacaaacaCCAGCCCAtactactatacacagcaaaactttgaattaccatagatggagaaaccaaagtattctatgacaaaaccaaatttacacaatatctttccacaagtccaggccttcaaagggtaataaatggaaaactccaacacaaggagggaactacatctctgaaaaagcaaaagtataatcttccaacaaaactaaaagaagatagccacatgaacagaattccaacttaacaacaaaaataataggaagcaacaattacttttccttaatatctattaatatcactAGACTCAATTCCACaaaaaaaggcatagactatcagattggatacataaacaggacccaaaattttgttgcatacacgaaacacacctcagtgacaaagatagacactacctcagaataaaaggctggaaaatgattctccaagccaatgttcccaagaaaaaagctggagtagccattctaatattgaataaaatcgaccttcaccctaaagtgatcaaaaatataaggagggacactttatattcatcaaaggtatgatgtACCTAGATGAAATCTCAATTATGAACTTCTATgttccaaatcaaagggcatttacattcataaaggaaatgttACTAAACCCCAAAttacacattgcactgcacacaataatagtgggaaatttcatcactccactctctgcaattgacagatcctggaaacagaaattaaacaaagacacagtgagactaacagacgttttgaaatagatggatttaacagatatctatagaatttttatcctaaaacaaaaggatatgccttcttcccagtacctcatggtactttctccaaaattgaccatataattggtcacaaaccaggtctcaacagatacaagaagattgaaataattcctggtatcctatcagatcaccatggactaaggctgctcctcaataacaacataagcaatagaatgcccacatacacttggaagcttaacaacactctactcaatgacaacttggtcaaggaagaaataaagaaaaaaattaaagactttctagagtttaatgaaaatgaagccacaacatacccaaacttatgggacacaatgaaaacagtcctaagaggaaaactcatagctttaaatgcctccaaaaagaaactagagagctcatacaccagcaatttgatagcacatctgaaagtgctagaacaaaaagaagcaaattaacccaagaggagtcaaaggcaggaaataatcaaactcagggctgaaatcaaccaaatagaaacaaacagaactatacagagaatcaaccaaacaaggagctggttctttgagaaaattaacaaagtagataaaccattagcctgactaactagagggtacagagacagtatcctaatgaacaagatcagaaatgaaaagggagacataacaacagatactaaGGAAGTCCAAgaaatcatgagattctactacaaaagcctatactcaacaaaactggaaaacctggatgaaatgggcaattttctagacagataccaggtaccaaagtta from the Mastomys coucha isolate ucsf_1 chromosome X, UCSF_Mcou_1, whole genome shotgun sequence genome contains:
- the LOC116088408 gene encoding LOW QUALITY PROTEIN: vomeronasal type-2 receptor 116-like (The sequence of the model RefSeq protein was modified relative to this genomic sequence to represent the inferred CDS: inserted 3 bases in 3 codons; substituted 1 base at 1 genomic stop codon), producing MGRGSWLSSGSWSSGSALGLDGKHQPDVARCDHWEVPCGAPHLLDQERHEVASASVLETLIGTDIVVEDVVKMEAVEAAVVSHHVMEQCRECAEVIIEVVGGKDTMAMNEKIPSGFMEALYIQTWKFIIEISSRLTPNNYQFAMALSFAIEEINRNPTLLPNMTLGYNIYNAGTLDQEIVHNLLSWLTGQNRLIPNYTCKAEEKSVAAITATTWEISSLIGIFLGLYKYPQLSIGPFESSMNNSVMFPFLYXMAAKESSLALGMFSLFVHFGKNWVGLIISEDENGVSFVIDLIPEMERNTVCVAFMEFISNNNMIIAENIYEEFAKTVNPSKYPDVIFLARLWETYXCAISKANCQSLKNCSSRGXKVVPWYHFDIDISVGSYHVYNAVYAVAHTIHKILIEKVDVRGIKNGGTMNFPPLKLKVLLKNIKFMNPGGDRIILNPSEEFHIDYDIMNLWDFPQGLAYKVKIGTFFPYYPPGQQLSISEDRIEWSIGMEQEVPISVCSESCHPGFRKSPQEGKPTCCFDCVLCPENEISNGTGKYIDQCVKXYANTDRTLCIIFPVIFYLSKGVSMAVWQSHDDGTGNEEGTKRALLPQRNFSGDRDENDKFAYTVVFTSGLRWSIWQLGAFEHCPPSLCKQGGHGLAKAGALQYGAG